A single genomic interval of Streptomyces sp. NBC_01296 harbors:
- a CDS encoding tyrosine-type recombinase/integrase yields MQEVRHRDGSRSYTVFDSASGVHQGADRYLSRYAGKGSDRTYAYLLVDHLRWLEYEGLTPEEVGFRDLQRYMGAVGAKVAMPFGSPWRVGKRPYQADALKGAASCLKGFYLQQAELGINTSLAEALNLRRLPTQRDRDRALLGHLIRSMDANPLAPKGVRRRHKKMLPDGAREVLLETVHSARDRLIVEWLSDGGFRIGEMCGLHLCDLHLREDAACSECRGPHAHVCHRDGLVNDARAKTKWPWEFTDGVIRGGLIKRVSPAMIHTYFNYMTSEYPRSAGHGMLLVQQHGPDRSLPWAPEGARRMLKRAGFRAGLGLIRPHMFRHTWATTVLEAAQGNLVIVRDAGGWASTAVVDEIYAHVDVNDEVFNAALLTTWGEMR; encoded by the coding sequence GTGCAGGAGGTACGGCATCGGGACGGTAGCCGCTCGTACACCGTCTTCGACTCGGCGAGTGGTGTACATCAGGGGGCGGATCGGTACCTGTCCCGGTATGCCGGCAAGGGCTCCGACCGCACGTACGCGTACCTGCTTGTGGATCACCTTCGGTGGCTGGAGTACGAGGGGCTGACGCCGGAAGAGGTGGGCTTCCGGGATCTGCAGCGGTATATGGGGGCGGTGGGGGCGAAGGTCGCGATGCCGTTCGGGTCTCCGTGGCGGGTGGGCAAGAGGCCTTACCAGGCCGACGCGCTGAAAGGGGCCGCTTCCTGCCTGAAGGGTTTCTACCTGCAGCAGGCCGAGCTGGGCATCAACACCTCGCTGGCCGAGGCCTTGAACTTGAGGCGTCTGCCGACCCAGCGGGACCGGGACCGGGCCCTGCTGGGGCACCTGATCCGGAGCATGGACGCCAACCCGCTGGCGCCGAAGGGGGTGCGTCGCCGGCACAAGAAGATGCTGCCGGACGGGGCCCGCGAAGTGCTGCTGGAGACAGTGCACTCCGCCCGGGACCGGCTGATCGTCGAGTGGCTCAGCGACGGCGGCTTCCGAATCGGCGAGATGTGCGGCCTACACCTATGTGACCTGCATCTTCGAGAGGACGCCGCCTGCAGCGAATGCCGCGGGCCTCACGCGCATGTCTGCCACCGCGACGGCTTGGTTAACGATGCCCGGGCGAAGACCAAGTGGCCGTGGGAGTTCACCGACGGGGTGATCCGTGGCGGGTTGATCAAGAGGGTCAGCCCGGCGATGATCCACACCTACTTCAACTACATGACCAGCGAGTATCCGCGCTCGGCCGGGCACGGCATGCTGCTGGTCCAGCAGCACGGGCCGGACCGCTCTCTGCCCTGGGCACCTGAGGGAGCTCGCAGGATGCTCAAGCGGGCAGGGTTCCGGGCCGGGCTCGGCCTGATCCGCCCGCACATGTTCCGGCACACCTGGGCGACCACGGTTCTTGAGGCCGCCCAGGGCAACCTCGTCATCGTCCGGGACGCCGGCGGCTGGGCCTCGACCGCGGTGGTCGACGAGATCTACGCCCATGTCGACGTCAACGACGAGGTCTTCAACGCCGCCCTGCTGACGACGTGGGGTGAGATGCGGTGA
- a CDS encoding HU family DNA-binding protein, giving the protein MAGEPEPGNPRKGVNKAILVEAVADRLGTRQDAVDAVDAVLDAIVRAVVAGDRVSVTGFGSFERVERPARYARNPQTGERVRVKKTSAPRFRPGQGFKDLLSGAKKLPKGGEVAVRKAPKGSLAVSAESPAKKTTAAAKKTAVKKTTAAAKKTAVKKTTAAAKKTAVKKTTAAAKKTAVKKTTAAAKKTAVKKTTAAAKKTTAAAKKAAVKKTTAAAKKTTAAAKKTAVKKTTAAAKKTAVKKTTAAAKKTAVKKTAGIGGGG; this is encoded by the coding sequence GTGGCAGGGGAGCCTGAGCCTGGGAATCCCCGCAAGGGGGTTAATAAGGCGATCCTCGTAGAAGCTGTTGCAGATAGGCTTGGCACTCGCCAGGATGCCGTCGATGCAGTTGACGCGGTCCTTGACGCGATCGTCCGCGCGGTTGTGGCCGGCGATCGAGTATCGGTTACAGGGTTTGGCTCGTTCGAAAGGGTTGAACGACCTGCACGTTACGCTCGTAACCCTCAAACTGGCGAGCGTGTCCGCGTGAAGAAGACATCGGCGCCCCGCTTCCGTCCGGGACAGGGTTTCAAGGATTTGCTCAGCGGTGCGAAGAAGCTACCGAAGGGTGGCGAGGTAGCGGTACGGAAGGCTCCGAAGGGCAGCCTAGCTGTCTCGGCTGAGAGTCCCGCGAAGAAGACCACGGCCGCGGCGAAGAAGACTGCGGTGAAGAAGACCACGGCCGCGGCGAAGAAGACTGCGGTGAAGAAGACCACGGCCGCGGCGAAGAAGACTGCGGTGAAGAAGACCACGGCCGCGGCGAAGAAGACTGCGGTGAAGAAGACCACGGCCGCGGCGAAGAAGACTGCGGTGAAGAAGACCACGGCCGCGGCGAAGAAGACCACGGCCGCGGCGAAGAAGGCTGCGGTGAAGAAGACCACGGCCGCGGCGAAGAAGACCACGGCCGCGGCGAAGAAGACTGCGGTGAAGAAGACCACGGCCGCGGCGAAGAAGACTGCGGTGAAGAAGACCACGGCCGCGGCGAAGAAGACTGCGGTGAAGAAGACAGCCGGTATCGGGGGTGGAGGCTAA